In the genome of Pseudobacteroides sp., one region contains:
- a CDS encoding restriction endonuclease subunit S: protein MRIENKYKITEVGVIPEDWEVKELGEFCTKVGSGITPTGGEKVYKPEGRPFLRSQNIGWGKLLLEDIAFIDDITHEKFNSTEIEKDDVFLNITGASIGRSSIADDRVVAGNVNQHVCIIRTKKSLLMPLFLNYFLLSFNGQKQIESYQSGGNRQGLNFGQIRSFKILLPPTINEQVAIATAISDIDELIQTLEKLIDKKRVIKQGAMQELLTGKKRVNEFGLKAGKYKKTEIGIVPEDWHVYQIGDLIKFLGGSQPDRTYFISTRKEGYIRLIQIRDYKTDKYKTYIPISLARRFCSKEDIMIGRYGPPIFQILSGLDGAYNVALIKAIPSEKLNKIYAYYYLKQEKLFDFIEKLSQRSSGQTGVDLKELRSYPLLLPPTIEEQKAIASILSDMDAEITALENKLEKYKKIKQGMMQNLLTGKIRLI, encoded by the coding sequence ATGAGAATTGAAAATAAATATAAGATTACTGAGGTTGGTGTAATACCAGAGGATTGGGAAGTAAAAGAATTGGGTGAGTTCTGTACAAAAGTTGGAAGTGGAATAACTCCTACAGGTGGGGAAAAGGTTTATAAACCTGAGGGAAGACCTTTTCTACGTAGTCAAAATATTGGCTGGGGCAAATTATTACTTGAAGATATTGCTTTTATTGATGATATTACTCATGAAAAATTTAACTCAACTGAAATAGAAAAAGACGATGTTTTTTTAAACATTACTGGAGCTTCTATAGGACGTAGTTCAATAGCTGATGACAGAGTTGTTGCTGGCAATGTAAATCAGCATGTTTGTATTATACGAACAAAGAAATCACTGTTGATGCCTTTATTTTTGAATTATTTTTTACTATCATTTAATGGTCAAAAACAAATTGAAAGTTATCAATCGGGAGGAAATAGACAAGGACTAAATTTTGGACAAATCCGGTCGTTTAAGATTTTATTACCACCAACAATTAATGAGCAAGTTGCCATTGCAACTGCTATTTCTGATATTGATGAATTAATACAGACTTTAGAAAAGCTCATTGATAAAAAACGCGTAATTAAACAGGGAGCTATGCAGGAATTACTTACAGGCAAAAAGCGTGTAAATGAATTTGGTTTAAAAGCTGGTAAATACAAAAAAACTGAAATTGGAATAGTTCCTGAGGATTGGCATGTTTATCAAATTGGTGATTTGATTAAATTTCTGGGAGGATCTCAGCCTGACAGAACTTATTTTATTTCTACAAGGAAAGAAGGTTATATTCGACTAATACAAATTCGAGACTATAAAACTGACAAGTACAAAACATATATACCAATCAGTTTGGCTAGAAGATTTTGTAGTAAAGAAGACATTATGATTGGTAGATATGGACCACCAATATTTCAAATTTTAAGCGGGCTCGACGGAGCTTATAATGTTGCACTAATTAAAGCTATTCCTAGTGAGAAGCTTAATAAAATCTATGCGTATTATTATTTAAAACAAGAAAAGTTATTTGACTTTATTGAAAAACTTTCACAAAGATCCTCTGGTCAGACTGGTGTAGATTTAAAAGAATTAAGATCATATCCTTTATTATTACCACCAACTATTGAAGAACAAAAAGCTATTGCCTCCATACTATCCGACATGGACGCCGAAATAACCGCATTAGAAAACAAACTGGAAAAATACAAAAAAATCAAGCAAGGAATGATGCAAAATTTATTAACAGGCAAAATAAGACTTATTTAG